The DNA region AATACCTTCAGCTTCTCGGGAACGCAAAGCGGAAACGTGACGAGCGGTGCGGCGACGCTGCAAGGCTACACGTCCGGTTTGAGCACGATGACGCTTTCGGCTTCCGGACCAACCTCATGGAGCATTACCGGCGGAGGTTCCCCGGTCATCAACGGAGCCGGAACATTCTCCGTAACGGTTGGGCCGTTCAACCTGGCGTCGGCGATCAGCGTGGCGCTCAACGACACGACGGCCGATGCCGGCGCCGTGGCGACGATGTCCGGCGGTCCGTTCGGGCCGACCGGCGGCAGCGTGACGCAGATCAGCAACGGGATAACAGCCAGCACACTCGGTCTGGACGGTTTGGGCTTCGGAACGATTACTTACTCGGACGCAACGACCGCGCAGATCTCGGGCTTCGTCGTTCAGTAACCGGCCCAGAACTGGCCGTGGAATCCGATCGGCAAGCGTGCCGGCACGGCCGCGCGCGCCATCTCGGTAAACGTCGCGGCGTCGAGGACGACGAGTGCGGATTGCTGCGAGCGCGCATTGAATGACGCGAACAGCACCGCGCCGTCCGTTTCGTCCTGTCCGCCGGGCCGTGGAACGAAGATCGCTTCGCCGGGTGATTCGTCCGGCCGTTCCCAGACGCGCTGCGCATTCGATACCGTGTCGATCTGCAGCACCGCATCGGTGAACGCGTCGCCCGAACTCACGCGCGGCGCGTAGACGTAACGCGGACGTTCGGCGCGCACGTCCACGCGCGGCAGTTCGATGCGCGTGTTCGCAAGCGTTTCGCGATCCGCATCCTGTCCGTTGAGCGGGGCGCGGTACCGCCGCAGCGACAGACCCGGCGCGACGGGCGACTTTTCGCGAACTTCGTTGAGGTACAGCGCCGGAACGATCGACGCGTCATCGTAACCCACGAGATCGATGACGACGCTGTCGCCGTCGTCGAACGCGCTGACGTGATGAAAACAAAAGAACGGCTCGGCGGCGCACGTCACCGGCGGTTCCTGCCCGGCAAGATCGATTAAGTGAATGAGCGTCTCGCCGCCCTCCCAGGCAAAGTTTTCGATAAAGGGTTTGCCGCGAAGTATCATCGCGAGCGGATCGAAGCGGTACGGGTATTCGATCAAAATCGCATAGCGCGCGCTCGCGCCCATGCTGTGCACGTATGCCGGGCGTTGGCTGGGAATGCGAGCCAGCGTCTCGCGCGCCCCGCCGTCGGGCATGCGCCAAACCATGTACTCGTTACGCATGCCCAGTTTCATCGTATAGTTGATCCACGCATCACAATGACGAACCGGATGCGCGGTCGTCGGGCCGGATCCGAGAGCGTCGTTGAACGGGAAAGGTTCGCGTGTGTCCAGCGTGAGCGGATCGAACTGCCGCGGCAGGCCGATCTCCGTGAGCGCCACGCACGCATCGCCGTAGCGCGCGACGTTGACGTTTGTATTGTCGGTGATGTTCGTCGACGCCAAGCCCGCCAGCCACGATCCGAACGAGCGCGCTGCCGGCGTCGCGAAACTCTGATACGTGGCGCGCCCATCGAGCGCCGCCAGGTAACTCGCACTGCGCACGAACCGGCCCGTGTACGTTAAGCGAGAGTCCTCGAAGGCAAACCGCTGCAGAAATGCCATGCCGTCGAACCAGTGCCGGAACTGGAGCGATCCGAACGAGTAGCGCGCGGACCCGTTGCGGATGAACGAGCCGCGAAGCCAATCCGGGAGGCGGCCCTCAAGGGCCAGCGTCATCGGGCCGATGTCGCCGTCGACGTCGGCAAAGGTTAACTCACGCGGCGTAAGAGCAGCGATCATCCCGGGCTCTTCGGCATGGGTCTCGCCGGCACTCCCGCGGGCAAGGATTCCTAGGCCGGAAAAGAACGGGGAGGGCATGAGAATAGCAGCTACTTCAGTGGCTCTCGCCTTTTTATTTGGCCTTACCAACGCGTCGGCCGCCTCGAACTCGGCGCTCGATCAATTCGCGAAGGCATGGTCTGCACTCAACGGCTACACGGCGACGATCCAACTCTTTGAAACCAAGGGCGGCAATACGGAACATGCCGTGTTCGCCTACACGTACCGCAAACCGCAGTCGATAACGATGCACGTGAACCAAGGACCGAGCGCGGGAGCGACGGTTACCTGGAGCGGCGGACCGACGGTCAGCGCATCCAAGAGCGGCGCATTCGGCATCACCATGAGCAAGAACGTCAGCATAAACGATCCGCTCGTAACGTCGCTGCGCGGCTACACGGTTGCGGATTTAAGCTTGCCGGGAATTCTGTCGCACGCGCAGCAAACGGCCGGCACGTCTTACAGCGGCACGACCGTACTAAACGGCGACGCTGTCACCGCGGTAACGCTGAACGTCGCCAATCCTTCACAGGACAACGGCATGACGCGTGAGGTGCTCTATCTCTCGCAGAGCACGCAGTTGCCGGTGCGGATCGACGGTTTCGTTGGAGATCAGCTGGTTCGGACGTACAAGTTCACGATCACCAAAACGTAGCGATCGTTAGCGGCGCAGTCCCAGCTCGTTGATCAGTTTGCGGTAGCGATCCAAGTCCTTGTGCTGTAAGTAATTCAGCAGACGGCGGCGCTGCCCGATCTGAAGGTACAATCCGCGGCGGCTGTGGTGGTCTTTCTTGTGATCCTTCAGGTGCTCGTTCAGCTTATTGATCGAGGCCGTGAGGATCGCGATTTGCACGTCGGCCGAACCGGTGTCGGTCGCGGACCGGCCGTACTTGGCCGCCAGCTCGGATTTCTGATCTTTGGTGATAGGCACGAATGAGGCTCCTTATTCAAGGATAGGCTCGCTCGGGTACAGGCTCGGCTCGCGCCCTAGTCCGTCCCGGCGACCGGGGAATCATACCATCGCGGGTCCCGCGGCGCAACCCGGGTTTCGGCCGGGCGGCGTCTAAAGCGGTCGCTCGTATGGAATTGGCAGAAAAAACGTTCTTGGTGACCGGCGGAGCCTCGGGCCTGGGGGCCGCCTGCGTGCGCGAGTTTACCGCGGCGGGAGCAAACGTCGTGATCTGCGACGTGAACGAGCACGGCGCTCAAGTCGCCAAAGAGGCCGGCGCGCGCGTGCGGTTCGTGCGAACCGACGTTACGTCGGAAGAGGATGTGCGTGCCGCGGTCGATCTTGCGGTGCGTGAGTTCGGAAGCTTGCACGGGGCGATCTCGTGCGCGGGCATTGCGACGGCCGAACGCGTCGTCGGCCGCGACGGTCCGCAGCCGCTCGATCATTTCACGAAAGTCGTGAGCATCAATTTGATCGGAACGTTCAACGTCATTCGCTTGGCCGCGGCCGAAATGATCAAGCGCGCGGTCGAGCCGGGCGAAGATCGCGGAGTCTTCATTTGTACTGCGTCGGTGGCCGCGTTCGACGGTCAGATCGGGCAAGCCGCATACTCGGCGTCCAAAGGCGGCGTCGCCGGCATCACGCTGCCGATCGCGCGCGAGTTCGCGCAGCATCAGATTCGCGTGATGAGCATCGCGCCCGGCATCTTCGACACGCCGATGCTCGCGGGGCTACCTGAAGCTGCGCGTGAGTCGCTAGGAAAGCAGACGCCGTTTCCGCCGCGGTTGGGAAGTCCGCAAGAGTACGCGCGGCTCGCGCGTCACATCGTCGAAAATCAATACCTCAACGGTGAAGTAATCCGCCTTGATGGAGCCATCCGTTTAGCGCCGCGCTGACGCGCGTTTCTTCGGGCTAATCACCGGCGTCGGACGTCCGTTCCGGTCGACCGCGACCATCACGAACTTCCCGACCGTCGAAAGCGTACGCTTGCCGGTGGTGGGAAGCACGCGCCACAATTCGACTTCCAACGTGATCGACGTGCGGCCGATCTTTACCACACGCGCGATCGTTTCGACCAGATCGCCTTGACGGATCGGTTCTTTGAAGTCGATCCGATCGATCGAGGCGGTGACGGTCGGTTTGTGGGCGGCGCGCATAGCCGCGATCGACGCGACGATGTCCATCATCGCGACGGCTTTTCCGCCGAAGAGCGTTCCGTAGTGATTCACGTCGGTTGGAAAGACGACTTCCGTGCGCCGTTCGACGATTGGTTCTTTGCTCGCCATCGCCGCGAGGGTTCCAGCTGAAAGCGCGGGAGCCCCGCGGGGCGAACCCCGCTGGCATGGACCTGGGAATACGCGGACGCACCGCGCTCGTAACGGGCGCGAGTTCGGGCCTCGGCCGTGCTTGCGCGCTCGCGCTGGCGCGCGAGGGCGCGCGCGTTGCGCTGGCGGCTCGCCGGAAGCCGGAGCTGGAGGCTGCGGCGGGAGAAGCGCGAGCTGAAGGCTCACCGGATGCACGCGGTTATACCGTCGATCTGCGCGACGCCGGTTCGATCGATGAAATGCTCGCACAGGTGCAATCGGATTTTGGCGCGATCGACATCCTGATCGCCAACGGCGGCGGTCCGAAAGCCGGTACGTTTACGCAGTTGCAGCCCGCGGACTGGGACGAAGCGTATGCGGGGACGCTGCGCCCGATGCTGCAGCTCGTGCATGCTGTTGTCCCCTCGATGCGGGAACGCCATTGGGGACGCATAGTCGCACTGACGTCCACCTCGGTCAAACAGCCGATTCCGAATCTGGCGCTTTCAAATATTTTTCGCACGGCGCTCGTCTCGGCGCTCAAGACACTTTCGTCCGAGATCGCGAGCGACGGCGTGACGGTCAACGCGATTGCGACCGGCCGCGTGCGAACTGCGCGGCTGCGCGCTATCTACGGCGGCGACGAAGCGATGGAACGCGCCGGGAATGACGTGCCGATCGGGCGCATTGCATCGCCGGAAGAGTTTGCGCAGTTGGTGACGTTTTTGTGCGGCGAGCCGGCAGGTTACATTACGGGGCAAACGATCGCAATAGACGGCGGGTTGACCGCGGGAGTGTTCGGATGAATTGGGACCCCGTAACCGGAACCGCGGGCGGCGCCGAATTCGGCGAAGCGCTGCGCGCGTATGCGGCCGAACGCGAACTGCCGGACGAACGTTTGGCGGAAGCCGCCGGCCTCGACGCCGAGGGACTGCGGGAAGTCTATGCCGGCACGCGGCGGCTGGCGACCGGCGCGCTGGCGCGGCTGGTTCTCGCCTTGCGCACCAAGCCAATCGAGTTCATGCAGCACACGCACTTGCTCTCGCTCGAGTTGTACGCGTTCGGCTTGGACCCGCTGTATTTTCTGCCCGAAGGGCAGCTGCGGTACGACGCGCGCATCTACATGCGCGAAATCAATCCGCGCCACCGGGTCCCCGAAGGCGACATGACGCGCCGCAATCCGACGATCAAGGCTATCGCCGAGGATCCCATCCTGGACGCGCCCGGAAAGATCGAGCTGGAACTGGCCTACTTGCTTCGCGCGGCCTCGCAGCAGATAGGACAGACCTCGTAGGCACCGCTCGCCCCCGGAGAGAAACCGAGGCGCATGCAATCAGTTGAAGGAAAACGCATCGCCGCGCTGGTCGGCGACGGCTTTGAAGAATCAGAACTTACCGAGCCCCGGCGCGCCTTGGAAGAAGCAGGCGCCATCGTGACCATCGTCGGCATCGACGAGAAGTCGCGCCAGAAGATTCGCGGGAAGCGCGGATTGGACGACGGCCAGAGCGTCAAGGCCGAGGAACTCGTCGCGGACGTTACGGCCGAAGATTTCGACGCGCTGCTGATTCCGGGCGGCACCTCGCCCGATCACATCCGCACGAACAAAGACGTGCAGCGCCTGGTGCGCGAGTTCGACGCCGTCAAGAAACCGATGTTCGTGATCTGTCACGGACCGCAAGTCTTAATTTCGGCGCAGATCGTTCGCGGCAGACAACTCACCGGCGTGCATTCGATCGCCGACGACATTCGCAATGCCGGTGGCCTCTATCGCGATCAGCCGGTCGTGCAGGACGGCAACTGGGTTACGTCGCGGACGCCTGAAGATCTGGCACAATTCAATCGCGCCATCGTGGAGAAACTCGCGACCGCGATACCGATGCCGATCGTCTAGCCGCGCTAATCGTCGCCCGCGTGTAGGTCCGTTTCGTCCCGATCGTACTCGAGGATGTCTCCCGGCGCGCAGTCGAGGACGAGACACAGTTTGGATAATGTGTTAAAGCGCATTCCTTTGACTTTGCCTGTGCGCAATTGGCTGAGTTGGGTTTCGGAAAGGCCAATCTGCTCGGCGATATCGCGAGCGCGCATCTTGCGCCGCGCCAGCATGACGTCCAACGTAACGCGTACCGGCATTAGACGAACTGATCCAGCTGCGATTGCAGCTGCTGTCCTTGCCGCGCCAGCAGGATCAGTACGAGCCCAATCAGCGCAATCGTCAGATTTTCGATGGTGAGATCGAACTTGACGCCCTGCATTTCGCTCCAGCCGTTGCCGATGAGGAAGATCAGGCTTGGCTGCACGATGATGGCGATGAAAGCTCCGAGCATCAGGCAGCCGCCGATTTCCTTCAGCGCTCTGACCGCTGCGGGGCCGAAGGCGTCGCCGCGATCCATACGGACGAGGGCGTCGGATGCCGCCTTCAACGCCGCCAGATAAAAGATTGGCGCGAGGAGACTCACCCAGTAGACAGGTGTCGTCATGAAACGGCCATCCGATCCGTCGAGATGGAGTAAATGGCGCGCGCCGAGCTGTTCGAAAAACAGGGCCAGGGCGAGCCCCAAAACGACGATCCGGATCACTAGGGCGGTAACGGGCAGGGCGGTTTTCGGCATCGGATCTCCCACTAAAGTCTAAAATTATATGCTTTAGAATTACTTTACTTTAAGTATTACTTAAAGTCAAGCGATGGGGGGAGAGAGGTGCCCTCAGGACGGGATCGGACTCCACTTTGCAAGGGCCTCGCCGTATTGGCGCAGGCCGATGAAGCCTGCGATCCCGCAGAAGAGAAACGCAGCCGGCAACTGCGGATACTCTAAGACCACGATGATCGCCGCGGTGACGCCGGCCAGCAGAATGTAAGCCGCTTGCCGGACGCCGGTACGGACTGTCGCGCCGAGTGCCACCACGGAGACCGCACAAGCGCAAGCTATCGAGAGAAAAATTGGCGCGGCGGCCAAATCTCGCGGCCCCGATGAAATGCTCGTGACCAGCCAATACACCGCCAGCGCGATGATGACGCCTACGCACGGAACCAGCGCCGTATTGCGTGCTACTTCGCGCGCATAAAGCGGTGCGGATTGCTCGCAAAGCTCGAGGTCGCGCATGCGGCGGCCACGCTGCGCGAGAGCAAGATAGATTCCGGCAAGCGAACCGAACAGTGCTCCCCCTAACGCATGCGCGCCGAGATCCGCGTGCATTTGCAGCGCCGCAACCAAAGCTGCGGCTGCGGCGGCGTACAGAATTTGCCCGGCGGTGCGCTGCAATCGGGTTACCGAGATTGCCCATGTCGTTGATTGCAGCACTAGACCCTCACCCGGCACGCATCGGCGAATCGCGCCGCATCGTTGTCGGAACCATGCGTCGAGAAGATAGCGCAGTTGCGCGCGACCTCAACGAGCTGCGGCGCGTAAACTGCTTGCGGTCGATCCAAAACCAACAGGCGGGGCTGCGCGATCAGCGCGCCGGCCAGCGGATAGGCGAAGGCTTCGTGGACGCCTTCCAGCTGCGCGAGAATATGGCGGGCGCGCACGACGCTTTCCGCCGGCGGCAACCGCCACAGCGCGGCGCGATAATCGATGTAGCGTTCGAAGGTTTGGAATTCGTGAGGCAGCGCTTCGTGCGCGACGTATCCGGCCAGCCGTTTGACTTGCACCGGCTGAATTCGCGGATCGAAGGCGCCGACGAAAACGCTCCCGCTTGTCGCGCGCACCAGACCGGCGGCCATCATGGCGACGATCGAGGCCGCGCGATTTCCGTTACACGCATGCGCGAGCCGGCCGCCTTCTTCGAGTTCGATCTCCTGCGGGGAAACAATCGCCGATCCGCGATCCGCAAACGCGGCCGCGCGCATTTCGAGCAGCACTATTGAACGAGTTTCAGGCGCGGATTCGGGCGCTCCGGCCGGCCGACCTTATGACACTCACGCCACGCGCCGTCCGCCTCGAGTGCGACGACGTCGGCCGTGTACTCGGTTCGCCCGCTGCCCGCGCCGAGGAAAAATGCGCCGCCGACAGCGTACGCATCGACGGGAACGCGATCGCGCTCGAACTCACGAATGCGCTGCGCGGTGAAACCGCCGCTCACCACGATGTGCACGTGCTGGAAGTTCTCGGCGTCGAGCGCGCGCCGTACGTTGAAGACGAGCTGCGGTGTAACACCGGTCGGTCTGAACGTGCCCATCATATTCCAGATCGACTTGTCGACCAGCGTTTGCGAAGTGTCCAAGCGCACGCCCCACAGCCGGTCGCCAAGCGCGCGGGCGACGGCCAGGCTCGTCTCGACGCAGTCGTTATCGAAGTCAACCAGCGCGATCACGTTGACGTTGGGATCGATGTATTCGGCAAACTTGCGCGTGGCCAATACCGTGTCGCCGCCGTACGCGGCAATCAGTGCGTGCGGAACCGTCCCCATGCCGCCGGCTCCCCACCATTCCGCATTCGCGTCGGTGGAGACGCCCAACGCGCCGGAAATGTACGCCGCATACCCGTCGCCCGTTTGCATCAAATGATGATCGAAGCGCGCCGGAAAGAATAAGACTTGTTTGCCGTTGGCCGCGTCAACGATCTCGCGCGCGTTGGTGGCGATCCGCGTGCGCCGCGACAGCACGCCCAGATAGCACGTTTCCAAATGCGCGAAAATGTCGTAGTCGCCCTCGATCGTCATGATCGTTTCATACGGTCCGATGCGGTCGCCGTCGTAGAGCGCGTGCACGCGCAGTGATTGCCAGCCGTCCTCCCACTCGCCCGACGGTAAACGCCGTCCGGAGCAGAGGCGCAAGATCGCGATGGCTTCGTCGATGCCGCACAGCACCGCGTCGCTGCGCTGAAAGACCTGCATGCGCACGCTCGGGTGATAGCCGTCGCG from Candidatus Rubrimentiphilum sp. includes:
- a CDS encoding carotenoid oxygenase family protein, which gives rise to MIAALTPRELTFADVDGDIGPMTLALEGRLPDWLRGSFIRNGSARYSFGSLQFRHWFDGMAFLQRFAFEDSRLTYTGRFVRSASYLAALDGRATYQSFATPAARSFGSWLAGLASTNITDNTNVNVARYGDACVALTEIGLPRQFDPLTLDTREPFPFNDALGSGPTTAHPVRHCDAWINYTMKLGMRNEYMVWRMPDGGARETLARIPSQRPAYVHSMGASARYAILIEYPYRFDPLAMILRGKPFIENFAWEGGETLIHLIDLAGQEPPVTCAAEPFFCFHHVSAFDDGDSVVIDLVGYDDASIVPALYLNEVREKSPVAPGLSLRRYRAPLNGQDADRETLANTRIELPRVDVRAERPRYVYAPRVSSGDAFTDAVLQIDTVSNAQRVWERPDESPGEAIFVPRPGGQDETDGAVLFASFNARSQQSALVVLDAATFTEMARAAVPARLPIGFHGQFWAGY
- the rpsO gene encoding 30S ribosomal protein S15, with amino-acid sequence MPITKDQKSELAAKYGRSATDTGSADVQIAILTASINKLNEHLKDHKKDHHSRRGLYLQIGQRRRLLNYLQHKDLDRYRKLINELGLRR
- a CDS encoding 3-hydroxyacyl-CoA dehydrogenase; translation: MELAEKTFLVTGGASGLGAACVREFTAAGANVVICDVNEHGAQVAKEAGARVRFVRTDVTSEEDVRAAVDLAVREFGSLHGAISCAGIATAERVVGRDGPQPLDHFTKVVSINLIGTFNVIRLAAAEMIKRAVEPGEDRGVFICTASVAAFDGQIGQAAYSASKGGVAGITLPIAREFAQHQIRVMSIAPGIFDTPMLAGLPEAARESLGKQTPFPPRLGSPQEYARLARHIVENQYLNGEVIRLDGAIRLAPR
- a CDS encoding acyl-CoA thioesterase, yielding MASKEPIVERRTEVVFPTDVNHYGTLFGGKAVAMMDIVASIAAMRAAHKPTVTASIDRIDFKEPIRQGDLVETIARVVKIGRTSITLEVELWRVLPTTGKRTLSTVGKFVMVAVDRNGRPTPVISPKKRASARR
- a CDS encoding SDR family oxidoreductase — encoded protein: MDLGIRGRTALVTGASSGLGRACALALAREGARVALAARRKPELEAAAGEARAEGSPDARGYTVDLRDAGSIDEMLAQVQSDFGAIDILIANGGGPKAGTFTQLQPADWDEAYAGTLRPMLQLVHAVVPSMRERHWGRIVALTSTSVKQPIPNLALSNIFRTALVSALKTLSSEIASDGVTVNAIATGRVRTARLRAIYGGDEAMERAGNDVPIGRIASPEEFAQLVTFLCGEPAGYITGQTIAIDGGLTAGVFG
- a CDS encoding type 1 glutamine amidotransferase domain-containing protein; amino-acid sequence: MQSVEGKRIAALVGDGFEESELTEPRRALEEAGAIVTIVGIDEKSRQKIRGKRGLDDGQSVKAEELVADVTAEDFDALLIPGGTSPDHIRTNKDVQRLVREFDAVKKPMFVICHGPQVLISAQIVRGRQLTGVHSIADDIRNAGGLYRDQPVVQDGNWVTSRTPEDLAQFNRAIVEKLATAIPMPIV
- a CDS encoding helix-turn-helix transcriptional regulator; this encodes MPVRVTLDVMLARRKMRARDIAEQIGLSETQLSQLRTGKVKGMRFNTLSKLCLVLDCAPGDILEYDRDETDLHAGDD
- a CDS encoding DUF2975 domain-containing protein, which gives rise to MPKTALPVTALVIRIVVLGLALALFFEQLGARHLLHLDGSDGRFMTTPVYWVSLLAPIFYLAALKAASDALVRMDRGDAFGPAAVRALKEIGGCLMLGAFIAIIVQPSLIFLIGNGWSEMQGVKFDLTIENLTIALIGLVLILLARQGQQLQSQLDQFV